From a region of the Rhodococcus sp. 4CII genome:
- the rplA gene encoding 50S ribosomal protein L1: MAKRSKAYLAAAEKIDFDKLYSPLQAAKLAKETSSSKMDATVEVAVRLGVDPRKADQMVRGTVNLPHGTGKTARVIVFAVGEKAAEAEAAGADAVGAEDLIERIQGGWLDFDAAIATPDQMAKVGRIARVLGPRGLMPNPKTGTVTADVTKAVADIKGGKINFRVDKQANLHFVIGKASFDDAKLVENYGAALDEILRAKPSSAKGRYVKKVTVSTTTGPGIPVDPNRTRNLLEDADA; this comes from the coding sequence ATGGCAAAGCGCAGCAAGGCGTATCTCGCCGCCGCTGAGAAGATCGACTTCGACAAGCTGTACAGCCCGCTGCAGGCTGCGAAGCTGGCGAAGGAGACGTCGTCGAGCAAGATGGACGCGACCGTCGAGGTTGCCGTCCGTCTGGGCGTCGACCCCCGCAAGGCGGACCAGATGGTCCGCGGCACGGTCAACCTGCCGCACGGCACCGGTAAGACCGCCCGCGTCATCGTGTTCGCCGTCGGTGAGAAGGCCGCCGAGGCCGAGGCCGCTGGAGCCGACGCCGTCGGCGCCGAGGACCTCATCGAGCGGATCCAGGGCGGATGGCTCGATTTCGACGCCGCCATCGCGACCCCCGATCAGATGGCCAAGGTCGGCCGCATCGCCCGCGTCCTCGGACCGCGTGGCCTGATGCCGAACCCGAAGACCGGCACCGTGACGGCTGACGTCACGAAGGCTGTCGCGGACATCAAGGGCGGAAAGATCAACTTCCGCGTCGACAAGCAGGCCAACCTGCACTTCGTGATCGGCAAGGCGTCGTTCGACGACGCCAAGCTGGTGGAGAACTACGGCGCCGCGCTGGACGAGATCCTGCGTGCGAAGCCGTCCTCCGCGAAGGGCCGCTACGTCAAGAAGGTCACCGTTTCGACCACCACCGGCCCGGGCATCCCGGTGGACCCGAACCGCACCCGCAACCTTCTCGAGGATGCCGACGCGTAA
- a CDS encoding MFS transporter, which produces MTLLEARAVVAGSRTRRFLALAVICLAELLVVLDNTIVNVALPSIGVELRTSVSGLQWVVDAYTLTFAGLLLAFGNLGDRYGRRRVMIIGLIGVAVMSIAGANAESLGQVIAARAAMGVFAAAVFPATLALVINIFTDVRERALAIAAWTAMAGFAIAIGPMAGGWLLEHFSWHSVFWINVPIAVIAAAATLLLVPESRASVAGRMDLVGIAASITGITVLVWAIIEAPHHGWASPVTVGAVAVSIAVLAGFVFWELRTEHPILDLRLFRNRRFSLPALAIAIGYFSMFGFLFLITQYFQGVREYTPFEFGVASLPFAVSVAVGAPVATLLAQRIGTTPVIVFGLLLTGVGLYLGGQVAVDSSYLTDVLPSMVSMALGLAIVQGPATESIMASLPLDEAGAGSAVNDTTREIGGTLGVAVLGSIVASYYATTMGPLLDRIPASLMNEDDKGFARATVLSVLEIRKRQIPPFLEQQRENLILTMKTTVLQGSHTASLVAAGAVVVCAVVVAIFMPWAPVRTDSVMLAWRKHPAPEPIDED; this is translated from the coding sequence ATGACACTCCTCGAAGCCCGAGCCGTCGTGGCCGGCTCCCGGACGCGCCGCTTCCTCGCGCTCGCCGTGATCTGCCTGGCCGAACTGCTCGTCGTGCTCGACAACACCATCGTCAACGTCGCGCTCCCCTCCATCGGCGTCGAACTCCGCACCAGCGTCAGCGGGCTCCAGTGGGTCGTCGACGCCTACACCTTGACCTTCGCCGGTCTGTTGCTGGCGTTCGGCAACCTCGGCGACCGCTACGGCCGGCGACGCGTCATGATCATCGGGCTGATCGGCGTCGCCGTCATGTCGATCGCAGGCGCCAACGCCGAGAGTCTCGGCCAGGTGATCGCAGCCCGCGCGGCGATGGGCGTCTTCGCGGCCGCCGTCTTTCCCGCGACCCTCGCCCTCGTCATCAACATCTTCACCGACGTGCGGGAACGGGCACTGGCCATCGCCGCGTGGACCGCGATGGCAGGGTTCGCGATCGCCATCGGCCCGATGGCCGGTGGGTGGCTGCTCGAGCACTTCAGCTGGCACTCGGTCTTCTGGATCAACGTGCCGATCGCCGTCATCGCGGCAGCGGCAACGCTGCTGCTGGTGCCGGAGTCGCGCGCCTCCGTCGCCGGACGCATGGACCTCGTCGGGATCGCCGCCTCGATCACCGGAATCACCGTGCTCGTGTGGGCGATCATCGAGGCGCCGCACCACGGGTGGGCGTCGCCCGTGACGGTCGGCGCCGTCGCCGTCTCGATCGCGGTCCTGGCCGGATTCGTCTTCTGGGAGTTGCGCACCGAGCACCCGATCCTCGACCTCCGGTTGTTCCGCAACCGCAGGTTTTCGCTCCCCGCGCTCGCGATCGCGATCGGCTACTTCTCGATGTTCGGCTTCCTGTTCCTCATCACGCAGTACTTCCAGGGAGTCCGCGAATACACACCGTTCGAGTTCGGCGTCGCATCACTGCCGTTCGCCGTGTCCGTGGCGGTCGGCGCACCCGTTGCCACACTGCTCGCCCAGCGGATCGGGACGACCCCCGTCATCGTGTTCGGACTTCTCCTCACCGGAGTAGGCCTGTACCTCGGCGGTCAGGTGGCCGTCGACAGCAGCTACTTGACGGACGTCCTCCCGTCGATGGTGTCGATGGCTCTCGGATTGGCGATCGTGCAGGGTCCCGCGACCGAGTCGATCATGGCGTCACTTCCCCTCGACGAGGCCGGAGCCGGTTCGGCGGTGAACGACACGACCAGGGAGATCGGGGGCACACTCGGTGTCGCCGTACTCGGATCGATCGTCGCGTCGTACTACGCGACGACGATGGGTCCGCTGCTCGACCGGATCCCGGCGAGCTTGATGAACGAGGACGACAAGGGCTTCGCGCGGGCCACGGTCCTGAGTGTGCTGGAGATCCGTAAACGGCAGATCCCGCCGTTCCTCGAACAACAGCGTGAGAATCTCATCCTCACCATGAAGACGACAGTCCTGCAGGGCTCGCACACCGCGTCGCTCGTCGCTGCCGGCGCCGTCGTCGTCTGCGCCGTCGTCGTCGCGATCTTCATGCCGTGGGCGCCGGTGCGCACGGATTCCGTGATGCTGGCCTGGCGGAAACACCCCGCACCGGAGCCGATCGACGAAGACTGA